The genomic region aaatcactttttattaaatactgcACTCCCAAGTAATGGAAAAGTAGAAAGACTATTCAGCATGAGACATACTGTATTAACACCGCATAGAGGTCATCTTAATGATGATTCTATAGAACATtaacttcttttaaaaataattaacagatcTTTTTGGTGAAATTCGATGCATAAATGCAATCAAAGTTAAACTATTTGTGATTATATTGGATACAAATCACCCATATTTGTGTCCAATGTGACATTAGtgcatataataaaaagacgttgacttaaaattatacgtgtatttagtataattgtaaacatatattttgaacCTTGTTTTTTTAGAggataaaaaattctatttatatttgtctcagaaatatgtatacattttattattgtaaaaaaagtaacaaagtaACAATTCGTTAATTTTTGACTAACAGTAacagtaacgagttactttttcaaattagtaacaagtaacggtaacgaattACTTTTTAGAGAGAAGAACGGTAATGataacgagttatttttataaagtaactttGCCAACCCTgattatagtaataaaaaaaatttttttctcacatcagaATAGGATATCCTAAGGAGATACATTGCTGTATGGGAACCGTACAACTGCGCAGGCTGAGATTGCATCTATGACCAAAGTGAAGAAGGTTGAATTTACCGAGAGACTCGACGAGCAGTACAACAATCGAGAAAAGCCACAAAAATCGCAAAAGACAGTAGTGTCGAGATAATGCCAAAGAAGACTAAGACAATGATGACACATAAAGACATCCCaacaaagtaaatatttaattaaccctTTGCGTCACTTTTTTtctaatgtatataattttgtgaaatttgatATCTGAAGGTTTTTGGGGTTGCTGATTACGAATCCGATgtccaaaattcaaaatagtggatccaatatggcggacaGAATTTTTAAGATCAACCAAATTCGCTAGaaactttgaaaattacgtTTGTCATATTGATCTGCAATATTACATAtgacatttcaaattttgtatttttgacattaGATTTTTAATCATCGAAAACACTTAAATAATAAGCTCAAGCAAATTCGATcgcttttgataattttgtctgcTATATTATATCAGCCATTTTGAAATGTGAATGTTTAACATCGGATTTGTAATCAGCGACTTCAAAAATCCctaaatagcaaatttcaagcaaattcagttaattttgataattttgttctCTATATTAGAcccgctattttgaattttgaatttttttacctcggattcgtaatcagcgaTCTCAAAAATCCCTAGATAGAGATTTTGAGATATAGATTATAAGGCaacattttatacaaacaaatttaatctgtaaaaactgcaatttttcagtatatacttattaataacaaattatttatttcaaatatcattctaaaacttattttattacttagagGAAACCTTTAGCAATCCAGCAATATCAAACATGCTAAAGGAATACgtgaaacaattgatttattgataaaataatcttgaaCGGTAGATGTAGCTCTCAGGGTTACACTCAGACGCAAAGggttaaactatcaaaattttaacttattcaattattatttcattttacaagtggcttttcattttatttaatacattgaaTTATGAAGGCATTTAACTACAAACATatacactaggcaacaaaattatcgcaacactcatttataccaaacttttgcacaacttcaaataatcataactttgttaaaaataatcgtacttgaaagttgttttttttccattttaaagcttaaagtctctaaggtgcatttggtcaattttgaatttctgctttcctCTTTTCactgttttgttaaaaataagaacgtgttttgtttcccaacatttgcatagtttgacaCATTCCACGGTGTAGAATGAATTTTTTACGCAAATATTACGATAGCCATCGTGAAATTTGGAGTTTTCcctgcaaattgaaaaaaaaatcagatttgtacgatttttttcggGAAGTTAGggtgtatcaaagttatgtacgcatttttgtcagttaccgccAGCAGTAGCATTACCCGTATTTctatttgtctcattgatgatgaggcgatcttctctagctgacattattcgtcttcgaccttgtTTTCTCTTTCGACGAAATCtgcctgtttcttgataacaaGCCCAAACTCGAGAGATAGAAGATCGATGAATACCTATTCTCTTTGCAAtataactttgattcaatccttcttccaaaagagcaatgatttgcgcacattgaattttgttcaaataaggcattgttacgactttatTTCTTAagtgatacagtaaagaataagattatatagaGTTTTGATGTTTACAGTTTTTGCATGATTCAGATAAACGCTGTGAAATGTAGTGATTTACATTGATTCCCATAAAAACTGAGAGTAGTATTACCGGGTAATACTACTGCTGGCCGTAACTggcaaaaatgcatacataactttgatacaccTAATTCctcgaaaaaaaatcgtacaaacctgttttttttttaatttgtaggaaaaaatctaaattttacaatgaccattgtgacatttgcgaaaaaaatttattctacccTGTGGAATGCATCAAACAATGCAAATGATTGGAAACAaacgtctttacttttaaagaaacggcagaaagaggaaagaagaaattcaaaatcgGCCAAATGtatcttaaagtagagactttaagctttaaaataaaaaaaaactttcaagtacgataatttttaacaaagtttgattatttgaaaatgtgcgaaattttggtataaatgagtgcgataattttgttgcatagtatatatttatataagaataaacATTAGACGTAAtgtaagatattaattattaattttattatttagccataaaaataaaacaatataaatcaactatgaatatttgtatatacatataggcATAAGTTTtgttacatatacataaatattcataactGATAAgcgtatgtatatttaaattttaaatttaatgtttattttatgattttgtatTAGGTTTAAGTATCTCAAGCGAGGGAGTCACAAAGACTTACATATGCaaacataaatacataatcAACAGTAATCACAGCACATCATTGAAGATTAGAATATCTATTCGGCATAAAAAGCATTATAAGAAAAACTCTGCaaacattattatttgttaaattacatCTACAACAATTTTCTCGTTATATCGTATTTTCACAAACGCTTAGCGATTAATAACACGTAAAAACATAAACAAAATCAACAATAATCATGTCaggattaaaaattacaatatctATTCGGTATAAGAaacaatcttataaaaaaatttctacaattattactattttcaaagttaaaccacaacaattttatattatatcatattttcaaATGCTTAGCGATATTAccttaaaatacaaaaaacgtaattaataataatcaagctatacaattaacaattaaaatatttatttagcacaacaaattttattttaccagTTTATTcccataaatattattatttccaaAGTTACAGCCACAAcagctttaatattttattgtaacatccACAGATAGTTAAAAAAACACACATAAATACACAAATACAACAAAACAACGTTACACTACGAATAATAAACTTAAGGACACTTCaagaataacatttattttattttatcaagaaCTTAATCTACTTACAcctgttaaattttataaaacttattcaACGTACAACacacacataaaatattattgtacagCATCATTATTAGTTACATTCCAGTATTTTGCAAACATTGTGATAATTCGCGGTGCGTGGTAagaacttttattttgtaattgtgaATGTGATTACGAAAAATTCTAATAACGggaaattaaagtttgtaacAAGCGCGAATGATAGCGTGATTGTgaacaatgaaaatattttgttacgtacttatatatatgaaaagttACCTTTGTGCAGCGTTTAATTCCGAGGGGGTAACCACTAAATGTAATCGTGGGACAGTGTCCTcgaaatcattatgaaatcatttTGAAATTAGATGTAATCATGAAGTCACCAGAAATCATAATGAAATCATATGAAGTTATCAGAAATTTTAATCACGAAAAATCATTATGTAATCAGATGAAATTCATtatgaaatcatataaaatcattatgaaatcatataaaatcaccatactgtgaaaaaatttttgtaattcaagtaaatatgttattaggactattcaaacaaattatttacttcacacaaataaatattacttcaaagaaataatattttctacaaacaagtgatatttatttatgtaaagtaaataatttgcttgaatggtcctaataacatatttacttgaactacaaaaatttttttacagtgcagaaatcataatgaaatcatttgcaatcaGATGAAATCATGTAATCTATGGGACAACATTTTAGCTAGTGGTTACCCCCTCGTCTAATCCCGTTTATTTCTGAGAATAAACAACAAACATTAACGGTGTGGTTAATAAACATTGAAAACTACTTACTTGTGGCAAACATCCTGACAATTTCCATTGCATAGCAACGTGATAGATGACGTTCCTGTGAACCACGTTATTCTGGGGAAAAAATGAATCCTAGCGAACTGTTACATCCTGAGACTGTAAGAATCAAATAATTgtgtaatttgaattaaaataaataatactttttgttttcatatttttatcttctttttcataATGATTCTAATAGTATtcgataaaattgttaaaaaacaggaacaataaaattcttaatattaagACTATATACGTCCaatgcaaataatttaaaattcttaaattattaatttattttttattataaataaggcTTGATTGCATTATGTactttctatcattttttcaaaaatgaaattacTAATTGAAAGTTGAAACTTATAGCTTTATCTTTTTACTAATGTTTattgtgtttattttattcattatttgaaattgtttttctttcttctttccgtCTTTCTCTacactttttttaattgattaaaattttttttcctttttccacGATCTTTCATATTCCAACAgaatatttatacacaaaagATATCATGTATATCTTTAATAGCATTATCGAAAACGATTAACTGAATTTgagatatataatacaaataaatattaattatttattagatataaaatagtGAGATTGTAATAAGAACAATTCCTAAAACTTATGTTAatatgttaaagaaacttataaaatatgttaaacaaatcttctttctctctctctctctctctctctctccctctctccctcccccttaTCCTTTTTCAAGAAGTCTTTATCAACAACAATGGAGCATAAGCATCCTAATAAACAAATGTACttataataattagtattaCACAATTAACCCCTTGATAGATATAACATGAAGTAAGCGTAGCGTAAAGAGGCTgggcaaattttttaattcgattgatcaatcgtatTAAAAAACTGtgcaaatgcaatttttacaGAACAAAGTTTCATTTACGCACAATGCGAATGATCAATCaacgaattaaaaaatgtgcTCATTATTACGTGACAAGCGTCGAGCATCCGAGCTAATGTGCAGAAAATTATTGCGCAGGAATCTAAACTTCCGAATTCTTGCTTCTTGATGCTGCAAGATAAGTAAGTtccaaattcttttatataattaaagtatatatacACAAGAAAAGAGAACAAAGGGCAATTTCATGTGAATAAACTGCGTATTAAAAACTTTGTTTAGTCACAGTGTAAACGACACCAATGAcaataaattcatatatatatatatatatatatatatatatatatgagagaTTAATCATGTTTACTgagatattaacatttttttaacaaagtatTTCCTTAAATCGTTTACTGTAAATTTCAACATTACATCTACATGGATTATTTACATATCATTTACGTTATATTTACACGAATGTTTTTCATGTAAACAATAATGcaaaaagcaatataaattataaattagataatacAACAAAAGtagttaaattatataattattaatatatctgattttatatataacattgataaaataaaaatatataataaaaataaaaaactaaatataatttttactatttctgAAGTTCGAATCTTCTGTAATCCATAGAATGTTGTTtactatattttacattttaccagaattcaattatatttataataaaataacatccCAATgaacagataatattttttaaatgtctttaatgttttttaagtaaaatttgatttcaaaaaacattaaaaaaatgttactagtttcctaaaattgctatttgcctacgacacacacacacacacacacacacacattgttttatataccaataaaactaataaatatttgtgtgtgagcgtgtgtgcaaaaatttatttttggatccacttaaattatatactgggggtcgattgtgtatcatgtaactagagtgaaaattacaaaagtgagcgaATTCACTAGGTATTgaccaataaaataataaatactctagtaaatttgttcacttttgtcattttcactctagttacatgatacacaatcgaccccctagtttaaaaagtgatttatttaaaactgcagcaaaatatatatagggtcattttatatattttctgtataaatcattttaaaccATTGTAAGccaaattttgtattgttttctTCTCGTAGCTGATTACAAAGCAAAATttggatattattttaattaatgctaGGTTTGTTCGTGTTGCTTAATAAAATCCCAACAATTTTTGCATTTGAAAcgcgataaatatatattcgaccaTAAATAAGAGAGAGATGACAAAGATATTGAGTACAAAAAATGGAAGCAACGTCAACCGACCCATCGTACAGCCAAGCAAACTTTTCAACGAATACAACGGATCATCGCGCGCATTTGCGCACTAAAAGGATCCTGAATTTCAAACGGTGGTTATTACACGTTTCCATATGCGTAaaactatgaaaaataatacaaattgcaatgcaatataaatatttttatatttttgaacgATTTGTCGATACTGTACCATAATTTTTCTTGCATCGCATTACGACTCAGCGCAAAATTCAAAGAACATTCGTTTCATTTCGTCCGCCGACGGCGACGTCGAGAGACATCATCGGCTTTCGGGCGACGACAAGACATATTTCATGTTAAACCAAATTCAACATTGAACAGTAACATTTACCTGTGCACTGGGCGGTTGCACATCCAACATTCACGTACTCTTCGCAAATCTCGTTTTTCGAAAGCCCGTGACACGAGCACGCGAGCCGCGCGTCGACGAACAGCGCAGAACAGCGGAAGCCACTGAAGTTCGCCGCCGGTGCGCGGGGCGCGCGGAGACCGCGGATCGCATCGAAGTGAAGTAGGCGATTCCAACCATTCCAACCAATTCCGACAGACTTCGAATCGCTACGTGCGCGCGAGCGGAGGATCCCCTCCGCCTACGTGTGTTCCGCTCCGTGCTCTGTTTCTGCTTGGGTCAGCCGTTGATCTAAACAAAGGTGCGACTTCCTTGTGTTTCTTGTCGACGTGCGCTCGATCGTCGCCGCGACACGTTGTCGTCGTCGACGCTGCGTACGCTCGTCCGTTCGTTCGCGTCAACTGTCACGCGAGCGACGATGTCCACGAGGCTTGATATGTCTTATCGCTAAGTGAATCGTGTGCGGTAACACGTTTACGAACGTTGGAAACCCGGAAGCTTCGAGGATCGAATCCTTGGAGATGATCCTTTTGTCCTTCGACGCCCGTTTCGATCCTCGAACACGCCCGACGAAACTTTTTTGGTTATATTGTTTTTCTTGGTTATGTCGCTCGAGGATGAATTAGCGTAATCCAGTTGATCACTTGCCACATTCGCAACGAGACTTCGGCTAGTCTACGATTAGCTTAATCAGCGATTAATTTAACCGACCGAATTAAAGTTTACTTGAAACAGAATTTTCGACCGTGTACAGTTCCTTCCTGCTCCTAATCTAAGGCCCTGTGtataatgtagaaaatattaaaagcaaaaatatatattaaaaatcaaaatttagatGAAGATTGaacataataatacaataaatacgaataaaatgcaagtcaTAAATGTTGTACAAGATACAACATAACTATTTATCTGtagtgtttattaaaaaaattgattcttattaaataaactttaatttttattcctaaCATCTAATATTCCTCCATTGTATGCAGGGCCTAATCTTTTACCATATGTTAAATGACAACAAATTAATGCTTTTGTGTTAACAGGGTAACATGAGTGTTATTTGATGAGTTAATTATTGATTAAGTTGATAAAAGTTTAATCGAAGTCACTCTTAGACTTTTCATCTATCACTACTTAATGAAAAGAGATGTATGATTGAACGCGTCTTGCTTGTCTGAATAGTAGTATTTTTTTacctttatcattatttattattgtggcACACTTGACACTCAcatatatacactgagaaaaaacttttttaattatattttttcagttcaagtatttatatatttaacttaaatacatacataaatacttgaactgaacaaatttaaacttaaagttaaatttatttttttataatactttttttttcactgcacacacagaaaaatgtcattttccTACTAGAAAAAAgtgattattcaatttttatttttcttcatttaagTAATGATTAtctttgcaaagaatattttcttaataatgattttaaatacatttatcattttcttgaatcaaataatttttacttaaaataaatttctgtgtatacagagaaaaatgtatatttgaattaaagaaatattacttatttcaaacgTTTCATAAATTCATGTATCTGCAAATCTGCTATAAGTTTATCATAAGCATCAAAATGTGTTCTAAATCCTActaatttattacttcaatcaagaatattaagtttaagcaaaaattcaatttattattttgactttgatacaattttataatattctttgaaagagtatacatttttttaaatgtttaataataaatttttccaaaattcatGATGAGtatacatgaaaataattattaagaaaatattttttgttaaagataattattactaaaagaaaagaaataaatcgaGTAAACACTCCTCTTggcaatattttttgtgtatgaTAGAATATcacatcttgaatatttttcttacaggAATACCGAGTACCGATGGCTGTCAAAGGACTAGTCTCGTTGATTGTCAAGTTTTTGACAGACCAGTTGCAAGATGGTGACATAACTGCCGATTCACGAGAGAGTTTGGAAGTAGCGATCCAATGTCTGGAGAGTGCTTACAATGTGCAAGCCTCTGACGCCCCGCCAAATGTAAATCTatatcaaatttacaaaaatgctgTGGAGAACGCTGCGCCAGTCTTAGGTCCAGAAGCTACATCAGAAGCAAAGGTTGAAGCGGAAAGATTAAAAAACGAAGGCAACGCACTCATGAAACAAGAGAAGCACCACGAAGCGCTTGCCAATTATTCAAAGTATTTGCATGGTTTTTCTCTGTTAACTTCTGTAAATATTGTCCATCTTTTAACCTAAATTTGTTCGCTTACAGGGCAATAACATTAGATTCTCGCAATGCAGTGTATTATTGTAATCGAGCCGCCGTTCATAGCAAACTTGGTAATCACACCTTAGCCATCAAAGACTGTAACACGGCGCTCTCTATTGATCCCTCGTATAGCAAGGCGTACGGACGATTAGGTTTAGCATATTCCAGTTTGGAGAGGCATAAAGAAGCTAAGGAGAGTTATGAAAAGGCCCTAGCGATGGAACCGGATAACGAGAGTTATCGGAACAATTTGCAATTGGCGGAGGAGAAATTGGCCCAATTAGGTGTCAATCAGTCTCTGCCTAATTTGCCCGGTATGGACCTGAGCGCTCTTCTAAGCAATCCTTCTCTGATGAACATGGCACGTCAAATGTTATCTGACCCAGCTATGCAGAACATGATGTGTAATCTTATGTCTGGCAATGTAGAAGAAGGTGGTCGCATGGAATTACTCATAGAAGCGtaagttataatataatatttatctacttCAGTTTATGTGTTAAGAAGAGATTTGGTTTATGATTTAGAATTACACGCATATTCAGTCATTCTTTAAACTTGCTAGCTGACTAAAATCTAGTAACTTTCATGacactaaatattatttatacagtcttcttttatttttaagtctACCATACTTTCTTATGATAATTATtggtaataatattacaatttttcgtAACGGTGCTGGTAAGGTCCGGATTGAAATAGTTATTTTTGACAAGTCATTATCATTATGtgttattcattaaaaaaaaaataacttgtttACTCATTATGTAACGGGCCAACTAACAAGTTTTAAGTCAATGAGTCAAcactttttttaatgagtaaAGAGCAATGATAAagagttatttattaaaagtgacTATTCCAACTCTGGCGTTACCATTGccgttatgaaaaattataacgtcattatcaaatcgttataaaaattataaaaatattataaaaaaataaaaagtaataatgacTCATAACTTGTtactatcttttttttacatcttcaatttcttctctctctctctctctctctctctctcacgcacacacgcactCAACCTTCACATTTTTCTCGGTACATTAGAGAAGAGAAGGAGATCATGAAATAAGTGTGAAATACCCCATAATATCTCGTACAATTTGCGTTGTTAGAGcagtcattaaaattattttattacagtcTATTTAAACTATGAGATGATTATTggttattaatgtttaaaatctttttgtgaAACATAAATTACAGTTTTACACGTAGCAATTTTTACAGATGTATACTCTGTATGTAATTTTCAGAAGtatattagataataattttttaattttagtctagCTTGAAGACCTTGTAGCTTTCAAATaaagtaattgaatttaatgtatgacgcaatgtgtgtatgaatttgacatataaaattattgctatGTATGGAAGAGGGATTGTGAGCCATTTGTATTACTGGACCGTTCTTACGATTTTACGACCTTATAGTGGACGTTACATAATGCTTactaacagtaaaaaaattattttaaaaagttattttttaagccaaaaagATTActaaaaaggtttttttttcaaataaaatatattttataaaatgttcataaaacgtTTTTGACATTTATTAGTGTGTAAGATCAACGAAAggttattaatttgtaatttttttttaataactaaaagTGCCTATTATGACTATTCTTTAGTAAATCGTAAGTTACATTCGTTTTGTATACATGATTCTATCTATAGAGTGATTGATAAAATTCTATAGCTAACAAATTGGTGCTGATAAAAATtatgtcgcgttaatatttacagagttgttttaagaaaacaaataatattttatctcttCCTTCTCTCATCTACTTTTTATTGTAGCTAAATACTCATCCCAAAATCAACTTCAATTTTCCTCTTTATCTCATCTCAAAATAATCTCTTGCCTTATGACATTTTTCTATGAAGTGATTCATACTAGGGTTGTGCGGTACACTTCAAGATTATATCTACTTGgattatttatgttttgtttttgttatgtttacacgaatttttttttagtagacaattataagcaatataaattattataaattggataacataatacagaaaaaagtaattaagttgtaagattgttaatatatccaaaattcataaaataaaaatataaaataaaaaaaattaaaaaaatggaatatataatttttattgtttttgataaaatttgaatgttttatgaTTTATAGAGTATTATAGAGATTTATAGAGTATTATTTACATAGATGATACATTAAATGaagtttacataattttatatattatttatattacgcGTTCAGCCctgatttatacaatttattccatttttgcaaaatataacaaCTTCTATGGTTCTCATTATTTGCCtgtatttactttatattatcaGATCTTAATTAAATTAGCGCGCAAATTTCTTTCCCCATccttaatttttctaaattctcttttctttaaaatatctgGACCCTTATAGAAGTGTCTCAAAATGATTGGAcagtttgttttttaattatgctgcctaaaataaagatagagatatatattttaacttaaataaaagtttattgaaTAAGATTATTGCCTGAGTACAACATTATTTAAATGGTGCCCAACAGCGATGCATTCGCGAAGTTGATTGATGAAGTTTTcgaatactttttattaatatttattataatttagatttttgCAGTTTTTGGCCAGCTAAAAAGAAGCGTTTGTTACTTGCATAGAAAATGTTTCCCGAAAAGTTTTAATGCCTCTATCGTGTCTGGCTCGATATAAATTTCGAGGGaataacattgaattttttgCAAATCGCACATTGAACGACAATAATAGAATA from Solenopsis invicta isolate M01_SB chromosome 7, UNIL_Sinv_3.0, whole genome shotgun sequence harbors:
- the LOC105199787 gene encoding small glutamine-rich tetratricopeptide repeat-containing protein alpha; protein product: MAVKGLVSLIVKFLTDQLQDGDITADSRESLEVAIQCLESAYNVQASDAPPNVNLYQIYKNAVENAAPVLGPEATSEAKVEAERLKNEGNALMKQEKHHEALANYSKAITLDSRNAVYYCNRAAVHSKLGNHTLAIKDCNTALSIDPSYSKAYGRLGLAYSSLERHKEAKESYEKALAMEPDNESYRNNLQLAEEKLAQLGVNQSLPNLPGMDLSALLSNPSLMNMARQMLSDPAMQNMMCNLMSGNVEEGGRMELLIEAGQQLAQQMQNANPELIESLRRQMGGNPNDPEPPQQN